In Liquorilactobacillus nagelii DSM 13675, the following proteins share a genomic window:
- the rplD gene encoding 50S ribosomal protein L4, with amino-acid sequence MPTVALYKQDGSKNGDVSLNDSIFGIEPNDNVIFDAVLMQRASLRQGTHAVKNRSAVSGGGKKPWRQKGTGRARQGSIRSPQWVGGGTVFGPTPRSYSYKLPRKVRRLAIKSVLSQKVLDDSLVVVDQLSFDAPKTKTFVEILDKLNVTTKVLVVLEDGNDLAALSARNLKNVTVINAKSVNVLDVINNDKLVMTQGALSQVEEVLA; translated from the coding sequence ATGCCAACAGTTGCATTATATAAACAAGATGGTAGCAAAAATGGTGATGTTTCCTTAAACGATAGTATTTTTGGAATCGAACCAAATGATAATGTTATTTTTGATGCAGTTCTTATGCAGCGTGCTTCACTTCGTCAAGGAACACATGCTGTTAAAAACCGTAGTGCTGTATCCGGTGGTGGTAAAAAGCCATGGCGCCAAAAAGGAACAGGTCGTGCTCGCCAAGGTTCAATCCGTTCACCACAGTGGGTTGGCGGTGGAACAGTTTTTGGCCCAACGCCTCGTTCATATAGCTACAAACTTCCAAGAAAAGTTCGTCGATTAGCAATTAAGTCAGTATTGTCACAAAAAGTTCTTGATGATAGCTTGGTAGTTGTTGATCAATTGAGTTTTGATGCACCTAAAACAAAAACTTTTGTAGAAATTCTAGACAAATTAAATGTTACTACAAAGGTATTAGTAGTTCTTGAAGATGGCAACGACTTAGCTGCATTATCAGCTCGTAATTTGAAGAATGTTACGGTAATTAATGCTAAAAGTGTTAACGTCTTAGACGTTATTAACAATGATAAGTTAGTCATGACTCAAGGAGCTCTTTCTCAAGTAGAGGAGGTTCTTGCATAA
- the rplC gene encoding 50S ribosomal protein L3 — protein sequence MTTKGILGKKVGMTQVFTDNGELVPVTVVEVGANVVLQVKTVENDGYEAVQLGFDDLREVLANKPAKGHAAKAKTAPKRFVREIKDAALGEYNVGDEVKADIFEPGDIVNVTGTSKGHGFQGNIKRWGQSRGPMAHGSRYHRRPGSMGVIINRVFKGKLLPGRMGGKRVTIKNLQIVKADVENGVLLIRGNVPGANKSLVTIMGNVKEK from the coding sequence ATGACCACAAAAGGAATCTTAGGAAAAAAAGTAGGAATGACCCAAGTCTTTACAGACAATGGTGAATTAGTTCCAGTTACAGTTGTTGAAGTTGGAGCTAATGTTGTCTTGCAAGTCAAGACTGTTGAAAACGACGGCTATGAAGCTGTTCAATTAGGTTTTGATGATTTACGTGAAGTTTTGGCCAACAAACCTGCTAAAGGTCATGCAGCAAAAGCAAAAACTGCTCCTAAGCGCTTCGTTCGAGAAATCAAAGATGCTGCTTTAGGGGAATACAACGTAGGAGACGAAGTTAAAGCAGATATTTTTGAGCCAGGCGATATTGTAAATGTGACTGGCACATCGAAAGGCCATGGCTTCCAAGGAAACATTAAACGTTGGGGACAATCTCGTGGTCCAATGGCTCATGGCTCTCGCTATCATCGTCGTCCTGGTTCAATGGGTGTTATTATTAACCGTGTTTTCAAAGGTAAATTATTACCTGGACGCATGGGCGGTAAACGGGTAACCATTAAGAACCTACAGATTGTTAAAGCTGACGTTGAAAATGGAGTCCTACTGATTAGAGGTAATGTCCCAGGTGCTAACAAATCACTTGTGACAATTATGGGCAACGTTAAAGAAAAATAA
- the rpsJ gene encoding 30S ribosomal protein S10 gives MAKQKIRIRLKAYEHRILDQSADKIVETAKRTGAAISGPIPLPTERTLYTVIRSPHKYKDSREQFEMRTHKRLIDIVNPTPKTVDSLMKLDLPSGVDIEIKL, from the coding sequence ATGGCAAAACAAAAGATACGGATTCGTTTAAAGGCATATGAACATCGAATCCTTGATCAGTCTGCAGACAAGATCGTTGAAACAGCAAAGAGAACGGGTGCTGCAATTTCAGGCCCAATTCCATTGCCAACAGAGCGGACTTTATATACGGTGATTCGTTCACCACATAAGTATAAAGATTCACGCGAACAGTTCGAGATGCGGACACACAAACGCTTGATTGATATCGTTAATCCAACACCAAAAACAGTTGATTCATTAATGAAACTCGACTTGCCAAGTGGCGTAGATATAGAAATCAAACTATAA
- a CDS encoding cysteine hydrolase family protein encodes MKQALLIIDYTNDFVAEDGALTCGIEGQKIAGEILKLANNFLQREQWVILPTDLHKKNDPYHPETKLFPPHNLKNSWGRNLYGPLEEWYQKNQDNDQVYFFDKNRYSAFANSDLENYLRSRKIEELWLTGVCTDICVLHTAIDAFNKNFNLVIPKSAVASFDSQGHYWALQHFKNCLGAKII; translated from the coding sequence ATGAAGCAAGCTTTACTAATTATTGATTATACAAATGACTTTGTCGCTGAAGATGGAGCACTTACTTGTGGTATCGAAGGTCAAAAAATTGCTGGAGAAATTTTAAAACTTGCTAATAATTTTCTTCAACGAGAACAATGGGTCATTTTGCCTACCGATTTGCATAAGAAAAACGATCCGTACCATCCTGAAACAAAATTGTTTCCACCACATAATCTTAAAAATAGTTGGGGCCGAAATTTATACGGACCGCTAGAAGAATGGTATCAAAAAAATCAAGATAATGACCAAGTTTATTTTTTTGATAAGAACCGTTACTCAGCTTTTGCTAATTCTGATTTAGAAAATTACTTGCGCTCCAGAAAAATTGAGGAACTATGGCTGACAGGCGTCTGTACGGATATTTGTGTTCTACATACAGCCATCGATGCTTTCAACAAGAACTTTAATCTTGTCATTCCTAAATCAGCTGTTGCAAGTTTTGATTCTCAGGGACATTATTGGGCTTTACAACATTTCAAAAATTGTTTAGGGGCTAAAATCATCTAA
- the fusA gene encoding elongation factor G → MANKREFPLEKTRNIGIVAHIDAGKTTTTERILYYTGKIHKIGETHDGDSQMDWMDQEKERGITITSAATTAQWKDHRINIIDTPGHVDFTVEVERSLRVLDGAVVVLDAQSGVEPQTENVWRQATTYSVPRIVFVNKMDKIGANFDYSVSTIHDRLQANAVAIQMPIGAEDEFEGVIDLVEMKADIYDEDELGSKWDTVDIPEEYKADAQKRREEMIEKLADVDDNLMEKYLGGEEISIAEIKSAIRKATLNLELYPVLAGSAFKNKGVQMMLDAVNDYLPSPLDVKPYKATDPDGEEVELVAGDDKPFAGLAFKIATDPFVGRLTFFRVYSGTLEAGSYVLNATKDKRERVGRLLQMHSNHRKEIPEVFAGDIAAAIGLKATTTGDSLTDVNHPLILESMEFPDPVIQVSIEPKTKADQDKMDVALQKLAEEDPTFKAETNPETGETLIAGMGELHLDIIVDRMRREFKVDAKVGEPQVAYRETFTKQVSVQGKFVHQSGGKGQYGDVWIEFTPNDEGKGFEFENAIVGGVVPREYIPAVEQGLKESMANGVLAGYPLIDVKAKLYDGSYHDVDSSEAAFKIAASLALKNGAKVAGAVILEPIMRVEIVAPEDYLGDVMGHVTARRGRVEGMENRGNAQMVKAFVPLAEMFGYATTLRSATQGRGTFTMTMDHYEPVPKSIQEEIIKKNGGNAG, encoded by the coding sequence ATGGCTAATAAACGTGAATTCCCACTTGAAAAAACACGTAACATCGGAATTGTCGCGCATATCGATGCTGGGAAAACAACAACGACTGAACGAATTCTTTATTACACTGGAAAAATTCATAAAATTGGTGAAACACATGATGGTGATTCACAAATGGATTGGATGGATCAAGAAAAAGAACGTGGGATTACTATCACATCTGCTGCTACGACAGCTCAATGGAAAGATCATCGAATCAATATTATTGATACCCCAGGACACGTTGATTTTACTGTTGAAGTAGAACGCTCATTACGTGTACTTGATGGAGCTGTAGTTGTTTTAGATGCCCAGTCGGGTGTAGAACCACAAACAGAAAATGTTTGGCGTCAGGCAACAACTTACTCAGTTCCTAGAATTGTTTTTGTCAACAAAATGGATAAAATTGGTGCTAACTTTGATTACTCTGTTAGCACAATTCATGATCGCCTACAAGCAAATGCAGTTGCAATTCAAATGCCAATTGGGGCGGAAGATGAATTTGAGGGTGTTATCGATTTAGTTGAGATGAAAGCTGATATTTACGATGAAGATGAATTAGGTTCAAAATGGGACACTGTTGATATTCCAGAAGAATATAAAGCAGATGCTCAAAAACGCCGTGAAGAAATGATTGAAAAATTGGCTGATGTTGACGATAATTTGATGGAAAAATATCTTGGTGGTGAAGAAATCAGTATCGCTGAGATCAAATCAGCTATTCGTAAAGCAACTCTGAACTTAGAGCTTTATCCTGTTTTAGCTGGTTCGGCCTTCAAAAATAAAGGTGTTCAGATGATGTTGGATGCTGTTAATGACTACTTGCCGTCACCTTTAGATGTTAAACCATATAAAGCAACTGATCCAGATGGCGAAGAAGTTGAGCTGGTAGCAGGCGATGACAAACCATTTGCTGGTTTGGCTTTCAAAATTGCAACTGATCCCTTCGTTGGACGTTTAACTTTCTTCCGGGTATACTCTGGTACACTTGAAGCTGGATCCTATGTCTTAAATGCAACTAAGGATAAACGTGAACGTGTTGGACGTTTATTGCAGATGCATTCGAATCACCGTAAAGAAATCCCTGAAGTATTCGCAGGAGACATAGCTGCAGCTATTGGTTTGAAAGCTACAACAACGGGTGATTCATTAACGGATGTTAACCATCCGCTGATTCTTGAATCAATGGAATTCCCTGATCCAGTTATTCAAGTTTCGATTGAGCCTAAGACAAAAGCAGATCAAGATAAGATGGATGTTGCTTTGCAAAAACTTGCAGAAGAGGATCCAACCTTTAAAGCTGAAACTAACCCTGAAACTGGTGAGACTTTAATTGCTGGTATGGGTGAATTACATTTGGATATCATCGTCGATCGAATGAGACGTGAATTCAAAGTAGATGCTAAAGTTGGGGAACCTCAAGTTGCTTATCGTGAAACCTTTACGAAACAAGTTTCTGTCCAAGGAAAATTTGTTCATCAGTCTGGTGGTAAAGGTCAGTATGGTGATGTTTGGATTGAATTTACACCAAATGATGAAGGCAAAGGCTTTGAATTTGAAAATGCAATTGTTGGTGGGGTTGTTCCACGTGAGTATATTCCAGCTGTTGAACAGGGCTTGAAGGAATCAATGGCAAATGGTGTTTTAGCTGGCTATCCTTTGATTGATGTTAAAGCTAAGCTCTATGATGGTAGTTACCATGATGTCGATTCTAGTGAGGCAGCTTTCAAGATTGCAGCATCGCTTGCTTTAAAGAATGGTGCTAAAGTTGCTGGTGCAGTTATTCTAGAACCGATCATGCGGGTTGAAATTGTTGCTCCAGAAGATTACTTAGGTGATGTTATGGGACATGTTACTGCACGTCGTGGTCGAGTTGAAGGCATGGAAAACCGTGGTAATGCTCAAATGGTGAAAGCTTTCGTTCCTTTAGCTGAAATGTTTGGTTATGCAACAACTTTGCGTTCAGCAACTCAAGGACGTGGTACATTCACGATGACAATGGATCATTACGAACCAGTGCCAAAATCAATTCAAGAAGAAATTATCAAGAAAAACGGTGGCAACGCTGGGTAA
- the rpsG gene encoding 30S ribosomal protein S7, translating to MPRKGAVSKREVLPDPIYKSKLVTRLINRLMIDGKRGTASKILYQAFDLIKDETGNEPLEVFEEAMKNVMPVLEVRARRVGGSNYQVPIEVRPDRRSTLGLRWIVNYSRLRGEHTMPERLAKEIIDAANNTGASVKKREDTHKMADANRAFAHYRW from the coding sequence ATGCCAAGAAAAGGTGCAGTTTCAAAGCGTGAAGTACTCCCAGATCCAATTTACAAATCTAAATTGGTAACACGCTTAATTAACCGTTTAATGATTGACGGAAAACGTGGGACAGCTTCAAAAATTTTGTATCAAGCATTTGACTTAATCAAGGACGAGACAGGCAATGAACCTTTGGAAGTCTTTGAAGAAGCAATGAAAAATGTTATGCCAGTGTTGGAAGTTCGTGCACGTCGTGTTGGTGGATCTAACTATCAAGTGCCGATTGAAGTTCGACCAGATAGAAGATCAACTTTAGGTTTACGTTGGATTGTTAACTATTCTCGCTTACGCGGTGAGCATACAATGCCAGAACGTTTAGCTAAAGAAATCATTGATGCTGCTAATAATACTGGTGCATCAGTTAAAAAACGTGAAGACACACATAAAATGGCAGATGCCAACCGTGCGTTTGCACATTATCGCTGGTAA
- the rpsL gene encoding 30S ribosomal protein S12, with product MPTINQLIRKGRKSKSSKSNSPALNFGYNSYNKAQTNNPAPQKRGVATRVGTMTPKKPNSALRKYARVRLSNLIEVTAYIPGIGHNLQEHSVVLIRGGRVKDLPGVRYHIVRGALDTAGVTDRKQSRSKYGTKKPKK from the coding sequence ATGCCAACAATTAATCAATTGATTCGCAAAGGCCGTAAATCGAAGAGTTCTAAATCAAACTCGCCTGCCTTGAATTTTGGATACAATAGTTACAACAAAGCACAAACCAATAATCCTGCACCGCAAAAGCGTGGGGTAGCTACTCGTGTGGGAACAATGACACCGAAAAAGCCTAACTCAGCTTTACGTAAATATGCTCGTGTTCGTTTGTCTAATTTGATTGAAGTTACAGCTTATATTCCAGGAATCGGTCATAACTTGCAGGAACATAGTGTTGTCTTGATTCGTGGAGGACGTGTAAAAGACCTTCCTGGTGTCCGTTATCATATCGTTCGTGGTGCTTTGGATACAGCTGGTGTTACTGACCGTAAACAGAGTCGTTCGAAGTATGGTACTAAAAAGCCAAAGAAATAA
- a CDS encoding prepilin peptidase has product MKLFLFFTLGSCWGSFIYCSYWREKNQISLTIKRSFCDNCHKSLKIVSLILIISFLIQKGRCCYCKNSISWVSTCCELIMGCCFSCLTHSDYNLGICLFVICWTSWLTIEDLQNLAVSQNLLFGGSLIILAFLKLNHQFQINFLASAGILFVLLSCFVILRWLGSADLILLIITYFLFGFWKLLLLLLLVSTSGIIVCLILKTSRLPLIPFITLGIFILFLI; this is encoded by the coding sequence TTGAAACTATTTTTATTTTTTACTTTAGGAAGTTGTTGGGGATCTTTCATTTACTGTTCTTATTGGCGAGAAAAAAATCAAATATCATTAACAATCAAACGATCATTTTGTGATAACTGTCATAAAAGTTTGAAAATTGTTAGTTTGATATTAATTATTAGTTTTCTGATTCAAAAGGGACGATGTTGTTACTGTAAAAATTCAATCAGTTGGGTTAGCACTTGTTGTGAATTAATAATGGGTTGTTGTTTCAGTTGCTTAACTCATTCTGATTATAATCTAGGAATTTGCCTTTTTGTAATCTGTTGGACAAGTTGGTTAACTATTGAAGATTTACAAAATTTGGCCGTTTCACAAAATTTACTATTCGGAGGCAGTCTGATAATCTTAGCTTTTTTAAAACTAAACCATCAATTTCAAATTAATTTTTTGGCTAGTGCAGGAATTTTGTTTGTCCTGTTAAGTTGTTTTGTTATTCTTCGGTGGCTAGGAAGTGCAGATTTGATTCTATTAATTATTACCTACTTTTTATTTGGCTTTTGGAAACTTTTGCTTTTGCTATTATTAGTTTCAACTAGTGGAATAATTGTCTGCCTAATTTTAAAAACTTCAAGATTGCCACTTATTCCCTTTATTACTTTAGGAATCTTCATTCTGTTCCTAATCTAA
- the rpoC gene encoding DNA-directed RNA polymerase subunit beta', translating into MIDVNKFDSMQIGLASSDKIRSWSYGEVKKPETINYRTLKPEKDGLFDERIFGPTKDWECACGKYKRIRYKGIVCDRCGVEVTRSKVRRERMGHIELAAPVTHIWYFKGIPSRMGLVLDMSPRALEEIIYFASYVVTEPGNTPLEKKQLLTEREYREKREKYGKEFQASMGAEAIRTLLKDVDLAKECEELKEELKDATGQKRTRAVRRLDILEAFLQSGNRPDWMVMDAIPVIPPDLRPMVQLEGGRFATSDLNDLYRRVINRNNRLKRLLDLNAPGIIVQNEKRMLQEAVDALIDNGRRGRPVTGPGNRPLKSLSHMLKGKQGRFRQNLLGKRVDYSGRSVIDVGPKLRMNQMGIPHEMALELFKPFMMKELVKRGMASNIKNAKRKIERRDEDIWDVLEEVIKEHPVLLNRAPTLHRLGIQAFEPVLVDGKSMRLHPLACEAYNADFDGDQMAIHVPLSDEAQAEARLLMLAAHHILAPKDGKPIVTPSQDMVIGNYYMTVEEPNREGEGMVFKDVNEVRTAYLNNYVHLHTRIGLQTASLAAAGKPFTDWQKQRVMVTTVGKAIFNEILPVDFPYLNEPTADNLTDKTPDKYFVEPGTDIPEYIIDQPLVGPFKAGFLSDIIAEVYKKFKVTATSELLDRIKNIGYYESTRSGLTVGIADVTDLKEKPAIIDNAHKEVATVAKQFRRGLITEDERYERVIAIWNNAKDQIQDKLVQNMNPKNPIQMMSDSGARGNISNFTQLAGMRGLMAAPNGKTMELPIVSNFREGLSVMEMFISTHGARKGMTDTALKTADSGYLTRRLVDVAQDVIIREKDCGTDRGLDVMAIREGNEMIEPLYDRILGRYAMKSVKDPQTGKLIVASNEMIDEDKAQAIIAAGIKKVTIRSAFTCNTVHGVCEHCYGRNMATGDEVEVGEAVGTVAAQSIGEPGTQLTMRTFHTGGVAGDDITQGLPRVQEIFEARNPKGLAKISEVTGEIDSVEENPAERTKTVTVKGETDTRTYSLPFTSVLKVAEGDKIHRGEALTVGSVDPKELIKVRDVLSTENYILREVQKVYRMQGVEISDKHIEVMARQMLRKIRVMDPGDTDLLPGTLMDINDFKEQNYKTLIKGSIPATARPVLLGITKASLETNSFLSAASFQETTRVLTDAAIRGKNDPLIGLKENVIIGKLIPAGTGMSVYRQIKPKEIGGVSQSVYSISDLEKKMKDQEADNQTIAPSSDK; encoded by the coding sequence TTGATCGATGTCAATAAGTTTGACAGTATGCAGATTGGTTTGGCTTCTTCAGACAAAATCCGCAGCTGGTCTTATGGTGAAGTAAAAAAACCAGAAACGATCAATTATCGAACACTTAAGCCAGAAAAAGATGGCTTGTTTGACGAAAGAATTTTTGGTCCTACAAAAGATTGGGAATGCGCTTGTGGAAAATATAAACGGATTCGTTATAAGGGAATCGTTTGTGACCGTTGTGGCGTTGAGGTAACTCGTTCTAAAGTTCGAAGAGAACGAATGGGTCATATCGAATTGGCAGCCCCAGTTACGCATATCTGGTATTTCAAGGGAATTCCGAGTCGGATGGGCTTAGTTTTGGACATGAGTCCCCGTGCTCTTGAGGAAATTATCTATTTCGCTTCTTATGTGGTTACTGAGCCAGGTAATACTCCTTTAGAGAAAAAACAGTTGTTAACTGAAAGAGAATATCGTGAAAAACGTGAGAAGTATGGTAAAGAATTTCAAGCATCAATGGGTGCTGAAGCAATTCGAACTTTATTAAAAGATGTTGACCTAGCCAAAGAATGTGAAGAATTAAAGGAAGAACTAAAAGATGCTACTGGACAAAAACGGACACGAGCAGTTCGTCGATTAGATATCTTAGAAGCTTTCTTGCAATCTGGTAATCGACCGGACTGGATGGTAATGGATGCTATTCCAGTTATTCCACCAGATTTACGTCCAATGGTTCAATTGGAAGGTGGTCGTTTTGCAACTTCAGATTTGAATGATTTGTATCGGAGAGTCATCAACCGTAACAATCGTCTGAAACGTTTGTTAGATTTGAATGCACCAGGAATTATTGTTCAAAATGAAAAACGAATGCTGCAAGAAGCTGTAGATGCGCTGATTGATAATGGCCGCCGCGGACGTCCAGTAACTGGTCCAGGGAACCGACCATTGAAGTCACTTTCACACATGTTAAAAGGAAAGCAAGGTCGTTTCCGCCAAAACTTATTAGGTAAGCGTGTTGATTACTCTGGTCGTTCGGTTATTGATGTTGGCCCTAAGCTAAGAATGAATCAGATGGGAATTCCGCATGAAATGGCATTGGAATTATTCAAGCCATTCATGATGAAAGAGTTAGTTAAACGCGGAATGGCTTCAAATATCAAAAATGCTAAGCGTAAGATTGAACGGCGTGATGAAGATATTTGGGATGTTTTAGAGGAAGTTATCAAAGAGCATCCAGTTTTGTTAAATCGAGCACCTACCTTGCATCGTTTGGGTATTCAGGCTTTCGAACCAGTATTGGTTGATGGTAAATCTATGAGATTGCACCCATTAGCTTGTGAAGCTTACAATGCTGACTTTGATGGAGATCAGATGGCGATTCATGTTCCATTATCAGATGAGGCGCAAGCTGAGGCCCGACTACTAATGTTGGCAGCTCACCACATTTTGGCACCGAAAGATGGTAAACCGATTGTAACTCCTTCTCAAGATATGGTTATTGGTAACTATTACATGACTGTTGAGGAACCAAACCGTGAAGGTGAAGGGATGGTTTTCAAAGATGTCAATGAAGTGCGGACGGCTTATTTAAATAATTATGTTCATTTGCATACACGAATTGGTCTACAGACAGCTTCATTAGCTGCAGCTGGAAAACCATTCACTGATTGGCAAAAACAGCGAGTTATGGTAACAACGGTTGGTAAAGCAATTTTTAATGAAATTTTACCAGTAGATTTTCCATACCTGAATGAACCAACAGCAGATAATTTAACTGATAAGACTCCAGATAAATATTTTGTTGAACCTGGTACGGATATTCCTGAGTACATTATAGATCAGCCATTAGTTGGTCCATTTAAAGCTGGATTTTTAAGTGATATTATTGCTGAAGTTTACAAGAAATTTAAAGTAACGGCTACTTCTGAATTGTTGGATCGAATTAAAAACATTGGTTATTACGAGTCAACTCGTTCTGGTTTAACAGTGGGAATTGCTGATGTTACTGATTTGAAGGAAAAACCAGCAATCATTGATAATGCACATAAGGAAGTTGCAACTGTTGCTAAGCAATTTCGCCGAGGACTGATTACTGAGGATGAACGTTATGAAAGAGTTATTGCTATCTGGAATAATGCCAAAGATCAGATTCAAGATAAGCTTGTTCAGAACATGAACCCTAAAAATCCAATTCAAATGATGTCAGACTCAGGAGCTCGTGGAAATATTTCTAACTTTACACAGTTGGCTGGAATGCGTGGCTTGATGGCTGCACCTAATGGTAAAACTATGGAGTTACCAATCGTTTCTAACTTCCGTGAGGGATTATCTGTTATGGAAATGTTCATTTCCACTCATGGTGCTCGTAAAGGAATGACTGATACGGCCCTAAAAACTGCTGATTCAGGTTATTTGACTCGTCGTTTAGTTGATGTTGCACAAGATGTTATTATTCGCGAAAAGGATTGTGGTACTGATCGTGGGTTAGATGTAATGGCTATTCGCGAGGGCAACGAAATGATTGAACCACTTTATGATCGAATTTTAGGCCGCTATGCGATGAAATCAGTTAAAGATCCGCAAACTGGTAAATTAATTGTAGCGTCTAATGAAATGATCGATGAAGATAAGGCGCAAGCAATTATTGCTGCTGGAATTAAAAAGGTTACAATTCGCTCAGCGTTTACTTGCAATACGGTTCATGGAGTTTGTGAACATTGTTATGGTCGCAACATGGCAACTGGTGACGAAGTTGAGGTTGGTGAAGCTGTTGGAACTGTAGCGGCTCAGTCAATCGGTGAACCAGGTACTCAGTTAACAATGCGAACTTTCCATACTGGTGGTGTTGCCGGAGATGATATTACCCAAGGTTTGCCTCGTGTTCAAGAAATTTTTGAGGCTCGTAATCCTAAAGGTTTGGCAAAAATTTCTGAAGTTACCGGTGAGATTGATTCAGTCGAAGAAAACCCAGCTGAACGGACTAAGACCGTGACAGTTAAGGGTGAAACTGACACTAGAACCTATAGTTTACCATTTACTTCTGTTTTAAAAGTAGCTGAAGGCGATAAGATTCATCGTGGTGAAGCATTAACAGTTGGGTCAGTTGATCCCAAGGAACTGATTAAAGTTCGTGATGTTTTATCTACTGAAAATTACATTTTGCGTGAAGTTCAAAAGGTTTACCGCATGCAGGGTGTGGAAATTTCTGATAAGCATATTGAAGTAATGGCACGACAAATGTTGCGTAAGATTCGAGTAATGGATCCAGGAGATACTGACTTGCTTCCAGGAACCTTAATGGATATTAATGATTTCAAGGAACAAAACTATAAGACCCTAATCAAGGGAAGTATCCCAGCAACTGCTCGACCAGTCTTGTTAGGGATTACTAAAGCCTCATTGGAAACAAATAGTTTCTTATCAGCTGCTTCCTTCCAAGAAACAACACGTGTCCTGACGGATGCTGCAATTCGTGGGAAGAACGATCCTTTAATTGGTTTGAAGGAAAATGTTATCATCGGGAAGTTGATTCCTGCTGGAACGGGAATGTCCGTTTATCGTCAAATCAAGCCAAAAGAAATTGGTGGGGTTTCACAAAGTGTCTATTCAATTTCTGATTTGGAAAAAAAGATGAAGGATCAGGAAGCTGATAATCAGACAATCGCTCCTTCATCAGACAAATAA